The following are from one region of the Syngnathus typhle isolate RoL2023-S1 ecotype Sweden linkage group LG22, RoL_Styp_1.0, whole genome shotgun sequence genome:
- the runx2b gene encoding runt-related transcription factor 2b isoform X2 — translation MTDVGSPVAGGGGGGGGGGQADATAVVPRLRAHENRSMAEIIADHPAELVRTDSPNFLCSVLPSHWRCNKTLPVAFKVVALGDITDGTVVTVMAGNDENYSAELRNASGVMKNQVARFNDLRFVGRSGRGKSFTLTITVFTNPPQVATYHRAIKVTVDGPREPRRHRQKLEDPPKSGLFSDRLSELERMRVRVAVPAQAQRPALNAAPNSFTAQGQTQITDPRQSQSSPPWSYDQTYPSYLSPMASPSVHSTAPLSSSRGTGLPSINDVPRRLPGSSDLSPFPGQFERQFPGLSSLTESRFSGPRMHYPATFTYTPPVTSAMSLGGAHYHTYLPPPYPGSTQNQSGPFQTSSTPYLYYGASSGSYQISMVSGGGAGGGERSPSRVAPPPCTSASTGTSLVNPNLPNQADGGVDAGDGSHSNSPTVLNTGGRMDEAVWRPY, via the exons ATGACGGACGTAGGCTCCCCGGTTGCCGGCGGAGGtggcggaggaggcggcggcgggcaGGCTGATGCGACCGCGGTGGTGCCCCGGTTGCGCGCCCACGAGAACCGCAGCATGGCCGAGATCATCGCCGACCATCCGGCCGAGCTGGTGCGCACCGACAGCCCGAACTTTTTGTGCTCCGTGCTTCCGTCGCACTGGCGATGTAACAAGACTCTGCCCGTCGCTTTCAAG GTGGTGGCGCTAGGGGACATAACGGACGGCACTGTGGTGACGGTAATGGCGGGCAACGACGAGAACTATTCGGCCGAGCTGCGGAACGCTTCGGGCGTGATGAAGAACCAGGTGGCGCGCTTCAACGACCTGCGCTTCGTAGGCCGCAGTGGTCGAG GCAAAAGCTTCACGCTGACCATCACCGTGTTCACCAACCCGCCGCAAGTCGCCACTTACCACCGAGCCATCAAGGTTACAGTGGACGGACCACGAGAGCCCAGGC GGCATCGTCAGAAGCTGGAGGACCCTCCAAAGTCAGGCCTGTTTTCGGACCGCCTGAGCGAGCTGGAGAGGATGAGGGTCCGTGTGGCGGTGCCCGCCCAGGCCCAGCGACCGGCGCTCAACGCCGCGCCCAACTCGTTCACGGCGCAGGGACAGACGCAAATCACCG ATCCGCGTCAGTCTCAGTCGTCGCCGCCGTGGTCGTACGATCAGACGTATCCGTCCTACCTGAGTCCCATGGCGTCCCCCTCCGTGCACTCCACCGCCCCGCTCTCCTCCAGCAGAGGGACGGGCCTGCCTTCCATCAACGATGTGCCCAGACGCTTGCCAG GTTCTTCGGACCTGAGCCCGTTCCCGGGGCAGTTTGAGCGCCAATTCCCGGGCTTGTCTTCCCTGACGGAGAGTCGCTTCAGCGGTCCTCGCATGCACTACCCGGCCACCTTCACCTACACGCCGCCCGTCACCTCCGCCATGTCGTTGGGGGGCGCCCACTACCACACCTATCTTCCGCCACCATACCCGGGCTCCACGCAGAACCAGAGCGGACCCTTCCAGACCAGCAGCACCCCTTACCTGTACTACGGCGCCTCGTCCGGGTCCTACCAGATCTCCATGGTGTCGGGCGGGGGCGCGGGCGGCGGCGAGCGCTCGCCCTCGCGCGTGGCCCCCCCGCCCTGCACCAGCGCCTCCACAGGGACTTCGCTGGTCAACCCCAACCTGCCCAACCAAGCGGATGGCGGCGTGGACGCGGGAGACGGTAGCCACAGCAATTCGCCCACCGTCCTGAACACGGGCGGGCGCATGGATGAGGCTGTGTGGAGGCCCTACTGA
- the runx2b gene encoding runt-related transcription factor 2b isoform X1: MASNSLFSTVTPCQQNFYWDPSASRRFSPPSSSLQPLAGKMTDVGSPVAGGGGGGGGGGQADATAVVPRLRAHENRSMAEIIADHPAELVRTDSPNFLCSVLPSHWRCNKTLPVAFKVVALGDITDGTVVTVMAGNDENYSAELRNASGVMKNQVARFNDLRFVGRSGRGKSFTLTITVFTNPPQVATYHRAIKVTVDGPREPRRHRQKLEDPPKSGLFSDRLSELERMRVRVAVPAQAQRPALNAAPNSFTAQGQTQITDPRQSQSSPPWSYDQTYPSYLSPMASPSVHSTAPLSSSRGTGLPSINDVPRRLPGSSDLSPFPGQFERQFPGLSSLTESRFSGPRMHYPATFTYTPPVTSAMSLGGAHYHTYLPPPYPGSTQNQSGPFQTSSTPYLYYGASSGSYQISMVSGGGAGGGERSPSRVAPPPCTSASTGTSLVNPNLPNQADGGVDAGDGSHSNSPTVLNTGGRMDEAVWRPY; this comes from the exons ATGGCGTCAAACAGCCTCTTCAGTACCGTCACACCATGCCAGCAGAACTTCTACTGGG ACCCGAGCGCCAGCCGGAGGTTCAGCCCACCGTCCAGCAGCCTGCAGCCGCTTGCGGGCAAAATGACGGACGTAGGCTCCCCGGTTGCCGGCGGAGGtggcggaggaggcggcggcgggcaGGCTGATGCGACCGCGGTGGTGCCCCGGTTGCGCGCCCACGAGAACCGCAGCATGGCCGAGATCATCGCCGACCATCCGGCCGAGCTGGTGCGCACCGACAGCCCGAACTTTTTGTGCTCCGTGCTTCCGTCGCACTGGCGATGTAACAAGACTCTGCCCGTCGCTTTCAAG GTGGTGGCGCTAGGGGACATAACGGACGGCACTGTGGTGACGGTAATGGCGGGCAACGACGAGAACTATTCGGCCGAGCTGCGGAACGCTTCGGGCGTGATGAAGAACCAGGTGGCGCGCTTCAACGACCTGCGCTTCGTAGGCCGCAGTGGTCGAG GCAAAAGCTTCACGCTGACCATCACCGTGTTCACCAACCCGCCGCAAGTCGCCACTTACCACCGAGCCATCAAGGTTACAGTGGACGGACCACGAGAGCCCAGGC GGCATCGTCAGAAGCTGGAGGACCCTCCAAAGTCAGGCCTGTTTTCGGACCGCCTGAGCGAGCTGGAGAGGATGAGGGTCCGTGTGGCGGTGCCCGCCCAGGCCCAGCGACCGGCGCTCAACGCCGCGCCCAACTCGTTCACGGCGCAGGGACAGACGCAAATCACCG ATCCGCGTCAGTCTCAGTCGTCGCCGCCGTGGTCGTACGATCAGACGTATCCGTCCTACCTGAGTCCCATGGCGTCCCCCTCCGTGCACTCCACCGCCCCGCTCTCCTCCAGCAGAGGGACGGGCCTGCCTTCCATCAACGATGTGCCCAGACGCTTGCCAG GTTCTTCGGACCTGAGCCCGTTCCCGGGGCAGTTTGAGCGCCAATTCCCGGGCTTGTCTTCCCTGACGGAGAGTCGCTTCAGCGGTCCTCGCATGCACTACCCGGCCACCTTCACCTACACGCCGCCCGTCACCTCCGCCATGTCGTTGGGGGGCGCCCACTACCACACCTATCTTCCGCCACCATACCCGGGCTCCACGCAGAACCAGAGCGGACCCTTCCAGACCAGCAGCACCCCTTACCTGTACTACGGCGCCTCGTCCGGGTCCTACCAGATCTCCATGGTGTCGGGCGGGGGCGCGGGCGGCGGCGAGCGCTCGCCCTCGCGCGTGGCCCCCCCGCCCTGCACCAGCGCCTCCACAGGGACTTCGCTGGTCAACCCCAACCTGCCCAACCAAGCGGATGGCGGCGTGGACGCGGGAGACGGTAGCCACAGCAATTCGCCCACCGTCCTGAACACGGGCGGGCGCATGGATGAGGCTGTGTGGAGGCCCTACTGA